From Quercus lobata isolate SW786 chromosome 1, ValleyOak3.0 Primary Assembly, whole genome shotgun sequence, one genomic window encodes:
- the LOC115987383 gene encoding protein GAMETE EXPRESSED 1-like produces the protein MGHHRHLLLLLILTSFSLKCQSWGWFSPPAENQFDEKDSFTKDNSGLAEFSMEGFNDPNGKRLVESAKKKLVGTNSCWQNAYQHLFAGCSEIFAVEEKRSRFAWHLGDCFQKDCGRPPFPFCDPKSAMVKCLKNLNEDEHKVYLEFYLETNSICHQLQVHAFKQQTERLVNELKTSAQLAEEKLEIIEGKTESLLQNSNEIYDSLSSIDTRIQLVASTTKDVGDHIDVVLKHSEVLYEQSKELAASQSELQEGQVEMRRSLVDGMATLKDSYNILGQEIDNLRNEAIELEKGITKVGDAMSTKMRSLQSKADDIGIMAGVSLDKQQQLLDGQSTALEGLQILTKFQSKALEESRSTLQQLAEYGHRQQEELLRRQEQIQRVHDNLMENSKSILAAQESFESKQASMFIAVDKLFALHNAMLLESRLIKAFFVYCISIFIIYMFTSTKQTYKVRPWLYIGLCATFIIEVAILRLATNDNIEQKSWIINLVRSLFLLLASIQILHAIYTYRDYEVLNHQMLLTLIEKINGMQRYKELAWDMDSDVNWSTWIDTELPEDVSKFEDPDFIVPEEVGENSIMTTSNTRRYNLRSRRVH, from the exons ATGGGTCATCAtcgtcatcttcttcttctgttaattttaacctcattttcATTGAAGTGCCAGTCATGGGGTTGGTTCTCTCCTCCTGCAGAGAATCAGTTTGATGAGAAAGATTCTTTTACAAAGGATAATTCTGGCCTTGCTGAATTCTCCATGGAAGGTTTTAATGATCCGAATGGAAAAAGGCTAGTAGAAAGTGCTAAGAAGAAATTGGTTGGTACAAACTCTTGTTGGCAAAATGCTTACCAGCATCTCTTTGCCGGATGCTCAGAGATTTTTGCGGTGGAAGAGAAACGATCTAGATTTGCTTGGCATCTTGGTGATTGTTTTCAAAAGGACTGTGGCAGGCCACCTTTTCCTTTCTGTGACCCAAAATCTGCCATGGTTAAATGCTTAAAGAACTTAAATGAAGATGAGCATAAGGTTTATCTTGAATTCTATCTTGAAACTAACTCCATCTGCCATCAGTTACA GGTTCACGCATTCAAGCAACAAACAGAGAGATTGGTGAATGAATTGAAAACTTCAGCCCAACTCGCtgaagaaaaattagaaattatagaaGGCAAAACAGAATCTCTATTGCAGAACTCAAATGAAATTTATGATTCTTTGAGTTCCATTGATACTCGAATTCAACTAGTAGCTTCAACAACTAAGGATGTAGGAGATCATATAGATGTTGTTCTCAAGCATTCAGAAGTTTTATATGAGCAATCAAAGGAGCTTGCAGCTTCTCAATCAGAGTTGCAAGAAGGACAAGTGGAAATGAGAAGAAGTTTGGTGGATGGGATGGCAACTCTTAAAGATTCTTACAACATTTTGGGCCAAGAAATAGATAATTTAAGAAATGAGGCCATTGAATTAGAGAAGGGGATAACTAAAGTTGGCGATGCAATGTCTACGAAGATGAGAAGTCTGCAAAGCAAAGCGGATGACATTGGGATTATGGCAGGGGTTTCCTTAGACAAGCAGCAACAACTTTTAGATGGGCAATCCACAGCACTTGAGGGtcttcaaattttaactaaatttcAATCCAAAGCACTGGAGGAGAGCAG GAGTACTCTGCAACAGTTAGCTGAATATGGCCACAGACAACAGGAAGAGCTTCTTCGGCGGCAAGAACAGATTCAGAGAGTTCATGACAACTTGATGGAAAATTCGAAGTCAATTTTGGCTGCTCAG GAATCTTTTGAATCAAAGCAAGCAAGCATGTTTATTGCTGTAGATAAGCTGTTTGCTTTGCACAATGCCATGCTGCTTGAATCACGATTAATCAAAGCTTTCTTTGTGTACTGTATATCAATCTTTATCATCTACATGTTCACTAGCACGAAGCAAACATACAAAGTCAGACCCTGGCTATATATCG GACTTTGTGCTACATTCATCATTGAAGTTGCAATACTTCGGCTTGCAACGAATGATAATATTGAACAAAAATCATGGATAATAAATTTGGTCAGGTCACTCTTTTTGCTTCTTGCTTCAATTCAGATTCTACATGCCATATACACATACAG AGACTATGAAGTGCTGAACCATCAGATGCTACTAACATTAATTGAGAAGATTAATGGCATGCAAAGATACAAGGAGTTGGCATGGGACATGGATAGTGATGTAAACTGGTCAACATGGATTGACACTGAATTACCGGAAGATGTAAGCAAATTTGAAGACCCTGACTTCATAGTTCCAGAAGAAGTTGGAGAAAATTCAATCATGACCACTTCAAATACAAGACGTTATAATCTACGCAGCCGTCGAGTTCATTGA